The sequence below is a genomic window from Rhizobium gallicum bv. gallicum R602sp.
GCCGCCAGAAAGATATCCTCCAGCGTCCGCCGCAGCAGTGTGCCCGGCGGCTGGAAGACCCACCCGTAACCATGGAGATCGGCGAGGCTGCTTGCATTCTTCGTGAGGAGCGGATGGTCCCTGCGCACGATCAAACAGGCTTTTTCGATGCCGATCTCGCGCACTTCGAAGAGTCGCGGATTAACGTCGTCGGGAATGCGGCCGATGATGAAATCGTGCCTGGCGGCGAGCAATTCCCGCGCGAGGACGTTACTGGTCTCCACCTCTATGTTGATCTCGATGCCCGGAAACGCCTTGCGAACCTTGTCGATGGCCGGAACAACCAGGCTCATGGCCGGTGCTGTGACCGCGCCGATGAAGACGGAACCACCCTTGCCGCTCTTCAATTCGCTGATCTCGCGGCTGGCCTCGCGCAATTCCAGCAGAATTTTTCGTGCACGCTTGGCGAGTGCTTGTCCGAACGTCGTCAGCACGACACCGCGGGCGATTCGTTCGTAAAGCGGCGTCTTAACGATCGATTCCATTTCAGCGAGCATTCTGGAGGCGGCAGGCTGGGAGATGTTCAGCATCTCCGCCGCCGCGGAAATCTGTCCGCTATCTTCGATTGCGACGATCATGCGCAGGTGATTGAGCTTCAAGCCCGCACGCAGAAAGGCATCATCGCCAATATTATCGCTGTGAATATCGATCCGATCCTCGGAAATCGACCCGGAAACAATCGCCATGGTTGCGGCCTCCCATCCGCCTTCCATCAAAAGTAATACTTTTTAACGATATACCAAATTTGTTATGCACTTTACCACTTATTCTATTTGACAGTTATAAGATTCCATACGAGTTTGCGGCCGTGTGCTGGTTGGCACTCAACACGTGTGAGATCGTGGAGGAGACCTACTTCGTTTCTCACCATCTGAAGTAACTATCCAATCTACGGAACCTGCCACAGTTTCGTGGCGGGCGAATATTCGTCCGCCGTCTATTAACAAGGGAGAGAGAAATGAAATCCATTATCTCATTGATGGCTGCGGCCGCCTTCGGCGTCGCTTCATTCGTTATGCCGGCACTGGCGCAGGACAAGGGGACCGTCGGCATCGCAATGCCCACGAAGTCTTCCGCTCGCTGGATCGACGACGGCAACAACATCGTCAAGCAGCTTGAGGCAGCCGGCTACGGCACCGACCTGCAGTATGCAGACGACGACATTCCGAACCAGCTGTCTCAGATCGAGAACATGGTCACCAAGGGCGTTAAGGTTCTCGTCATCGCCGCCATCGACGGTACGACGCTTTCCGACGTTCTCCAGAAGGCTCATGACGCCGGCATCAAGGTCATCGCCTACGACCGCCTGATCCGCGACTCGGCCAACGTTGACTACTATGCAACGTTCGACAACTTCCAGGTTGGCGTTCTGCAGGCAACCTCCATCGTTGACGCCCTCGGCCTCAAGGATGGCAAGGGTCCGTTCAACATCGAACTGTTCGGCGGTTCGCCGGACGACAACAACGCCTTCTTCTTCTACGACGGCGCAATGTCTGTCCTGCAGCCCTACATCGACAGCGGCAAGCTCGTCGTGAAGTCCGGCCAGACCGGCATGGACAAGGTCGGCACGCTTCGTTGGGACGCGGCAACGGCCCAGGCCCGCATGGACAACCTGCTTTCGGCTAACTACACCGACGCCAAGGTCGACGCCGTCCTGTCTCCGTACGACGGTCTCTCCATCGGCATCATCTCGTCGCTGAAGGGCGTCGGCTACGGCACCCCGGATCAGCCGCTCCCGGTCGTTTCCGGCCAGGACGCTGAAATTCCGTCCGTCAAGTCGATCATTGCTGGCGAACAGCACTCGACAGTCTTCAAGGACACGCGCGAACTCGCCAAGGTCACCGTTGCAATGGTTGACGCTGTCATGTCCGGCAAGGAGCCGGAAGTCAACGACACGAAGACCTACGACAACGGCGTCAAGGTTGTTCCGTCCTACCTGTTGAAGCCGGTAGCGGTCGACAAGACCAACTACGAGAAGGTTCTCGTCGAAGGCGGTTACTACACGGCTGACCAGCTGAAGTAACTGTACCAAGTTGGCCGGAATCCGCTGGTTGCGGGTTCCGGTCTTCACTTTTATGATCGTCGCGCCGTATTTCCGGCTGCTGACGTTGGATTTTGACTATGGACAATACAATCCTCGAAATGCGGAACATCACCAAGACGTTCCCGGGCGTAAAAGCGCTTGAGAACGTGAACCTCAAGGTTCGTCAGGGTGAAATTCACGCATTGGTGGGCGAGAACGGGGCCGGAAAATCGACCCTCATGAAAGTTCTCTCCGGCGTTTACCCGGCCGGCACGTACGATGGCGAGATCGTCTACGAAGGCGAAGTCCGCAACTTCAAGGTCCTGAAGGATTCGGAAGAAATCGGCATCGTCATCATCCATCAGGAGCTGGCGCTCGTGCCGCTTCTGTCGATCGGCGAGAATATCTTCCTCGGCAACGAGAATGCCAAGAGCGGCATCATCAGCTGGCAGGAAACGTTCAACCGCACGCGGCAGCTGCTCGCAAAAGTCGGCCTGCGCGAATCTCCGGACACGCTTGTCACCGACATCGGCGTCGGCAAGCAGCAACTCGTCGAGATTGCCAAGGCGCTGTCTAAGAGCGTGAAGCTCCTGATTCTCGACGAACCGACGGCATCGCTCAACGAAAGCGACTCAGATGCGCTGCTGAACCTGCTGATCGAGTTCCGCAACCAGGGCCTCACCTCGATCATCATCACCCACAAGCTGAATGAAGTGCGCAAAGTTGCCGACCAGATCACGGTTCTGCGCGACGGCATGACGGTCAAGACGATGGACTGTCACACCGAAGAAATCAGCGAAGATATCATCATCAAGAACATGGTGGGCCGCGAGCTTGCCGATCGTTATCCGCCGCGCTCCGTGCCGATCGGCGAAACGATCCTCGAAGTCAAGAACTGGAACGCCTATCACCAGCATCACCGCGACCGGCAGGTGCTGCACAATGTCAACATCAGCGTCCGCAAGGGCGAAGTCGTCGGCATCGCCGGCCTGATGGGTGCCGGCCGCACTGAATTCGCCATGAGCGTCTTCGGAAAGTCCTATGGCCACAAGGTCAGCGGCGAAGTGCTGATGCATGGCAAGCAGGTCGATGTCAGCACCGTCCGCAAGGCGATCGACGCCGGTCTCGCCTATGTGACCGAGGACCGCAAGCATCTCGGCCTCGTGCTCGGCGAGAACATCGTTCACAACACCACGCTCGCCAATCTAGCCGGGGTCTCGAACGCGACGGTCATCGACAGCATCAGGGAATCCAAGGTCGCATCGGACTACCGCTCGAAGCTGCGCATCCGCAGTTCCAGCATCTTCCAGGAAGCGATCAATCTATCGGGCGGCAACCAGCAGAAGGTCGTGCTGTCCAAGTGGCTGTTCTCCGATCCCGATGTCTTGATCCTCGACGAACCCACCCGCGGTATCGATGTCGGTGCAAAATACGAAATCTATACTATCATCAACCAGCTCGCCGCCGACGGCAAAGGCGTTCTGATGATCTCATCGGAAATGCCGGAACTGCTTGGCACGTGCGACCGCATCTATGTCATGAATGAAGGACGTATCGTTGCGGAACTGCCAAAGGGAGAGGCGAGCCAAGAAACCATCATGCGCGCTATCATGCGCTCAGGGGAGAAGAAACAATGACTCCGGTCAACCCTCCAGCCGCCGAGGAAAGCAACGTAGTTTCCGTTGCCGACTATATCCGTGGCAATATCCGTGAATACGGCATGCTCATTGCGCTCGTCGCGATCATGGTTTTCTTTCAGTTCTACACCGGCGGCATTCTCTTCAAGCCGGTCAACCTGACGAACCTTGTTCTGCAGAACTCGTTCATCGTCATCATGGCGCTCGGGATGCTGCTCGTCATTGTGGCCGGCCATATCGACCTGTCCGTCGGCTCGATTGTCGCCTTCGTCGGCGCCCTCGCCGCCATGATGATGGTCACGTGGCAGATGAATTTCGTGGTGGCGGGCATTCTCTGCCTGATCATCGGCGGCATCATCGGTGCCGCCCAAGGCTACTGGATCGCCTATCACCGCATCCCGTCCTTCATTGTGACGCTTGCCGGCATGCTGGTCTTCCGCGGCCTGACGCTCTTCGTACTCGGGGGCAAAAACATCGGCCCGTTCCCGAAGGATTTCCAGATCATCAGCACCGGCTTCCTGCCGGGCAGCATGATCGACATCGCCGGAACGCCGGTGCAGTCCACGTCGCTGATCCTGACACTCATCATTCCGGTCGTGCTATTTTACCTTGCCTGGCGCCGCCGCAAGGTGAATGAGAGCCACGGCATCGATGTCGAGCCGATGGGCTTCTTTATCGCCCAGAACGCCGTCGTTTCCCTGGCGATCCTCTTTCTCGGCTATCAGCTTTCGACTTACAGGGGCCTGCCGAACGTTCTCGTCGTCATGCTCGTGCTGATCGCAGCCTATGCATTTGTCACGCGCCGCACGACGATCGGCCGCCGCATCTATGCGATGGGCGGCAACGAAAAAGCCACCAAGCTCTCCGGTATCAACACGGAGCGCCTGAGCTTCTACACCTTCGTCAACATGGGCGTTCTTGCCGGTCTCGCAGGCATGATCGTGGCGGCTCGGCTGAACTCGGCAACGCCGAAGGCAGGCGTGGGCTTCGAGCTCGACGTCATCGCGGCGTGCTTCATCGGCGGCGCCTCGGCCTCCGGTGGTGTCGGCAAGATCACCGGTGCCGTCATCGGCGCGTTCATCATGGGCGTCATGAACAACGGCATGTCGATCGTCGGCCTCGGTATCGACTTCCAGCAGATGGTGAAGGGCCTCGTGCTTTTGGCCGCCGTCTTCTTCGACGTTTATAACAAGAATAAGGGCTAAGCGCTCCGGCGCCAGTCCTGGCATTTGCAGTCATGAGTAAGACCAGTTCCGGGTCCCTCGGGAGCCGGAGAGGCGGAGCTTGTCCGCACCCAGCTAAAGAGGATGAAAGCCGTGCTTATTTCGCAGATCAAGGGTTCGAACGGAGAGATCATCGTCGCCGTGCGTGAGCCGGGCGGTGCAGCGAAAGCCGTGAAGAATGCAGGCAGCGTATACGCGCTGGCAATGGAAGCTGCAGACGCCGGCAAGTCGCTCGTTTCCATCATCGAGGCGCATGGCTATGGCGATGCCGTCGATCTGGAAAAGGCCTATGCCGAAGGCAAATTCCTCCCGCCGATCACGCATCCGGATGCTGCCCACCTGCACCTGACGGGTACGGGCCTCACCCACCTTGGCTCAGCGGCGACCCGTGATTCCATGCACAAGAAGACCACCGAGGCCGCGGAAGAAACGCTCACGGACTCGATGAAGATGTTCAAGATGGGCATCGAGAACGGCAAGCCGAAGGCTGGAGAAAAGGGCGTCCAGCCCGAATGGTTCTATAAGGGCAACGGCTATGGCGCTGCAGCGCCCGGCGCTCCCCTCGTCTCCCCTTCCTTCGCGCTTGACGGCGGCGAAGAGCCCGAAATGGCCGGCATCTACGTGATTGCCAAGGACGGTACCCCGTTCCGCATCGGCTTTGCGCTCTCCAACGAATTTTCCGACCACGTCACCGAGCGGATCAACTATCTCTATCTCGCCCACTCCAAGCTGCGTCCCGCAAGCTTCGGTCCGGAAATCCGCATCGGCGTTGCCCCGGAAGATATTCGCGGTACCTCGCGCATAAAGCGCGGCGACAAGGTGATCTTCGAAAAGCCGTTCCTCTCCGGCGAGGCGAACATGTCGCACACCTTCGCGAATCTCGAATATCACCACTTCAAGTATGGCCTCTTCCGCGTCCCGGGTGACGTTCACGTCCACATGTTCGGCACGGCGACGCTCTCCTTCGCAGATGGCGTCAAGACGGAAGAAGGCGATGTTTTCGAAATCGAGGTTGCCGAATTCGGCCTGCCGTTGCGCAATCCGCTGAAGGTTGCCGCCGAGGAAAATATCGCTGTGAAGCAGCTTTGAATTTTGCGCTGGGCTGGCCGCGATCTGCGGCCGGACCACTCTGTAAAGGTAAAGGAGGCTCGTTCAGCCCATGACCATTTATCAAAACCTGATCGCCGGCGAATGGACCGGCGCCGACGCCGTCGAAAACATCAACCCATCCGATACGAAGGAGGTCGTTGGCCTTTATGCCAGCGGCTCGGCCGCCGACACCCGGAACGCGATCGCCGCCGCCAAGGCCGCCTTCCCCGCCTGGTCGCATTCCGGCATCTGGGAGCGCCACGTCATCCTGAAGAAGGCCGGCGACGAGATCATGGCGCGCAAGGACGAACTCGGCGCGCTACTTGCCCGCGAAGAAGGCAAGACCCTGCCGGAAGCCATCGGCGAGACGATCCGCGCCTCACAGATCTTCGAATTCTTCGCAGGCGAAGCGCTGCGCCTGGCCGGCGAAGTTGTGCCCTCCGTGCGTCCGAACATCGGCGTCGAGATCACCCGCGAGCCGCTCGGCGTCATCGGCATCATCACGCCCTGGAACTTCCCGATCGCGATCCCCGCCTGGAAGATCGCCCCGGCGCTCTGCTACGGCAACACCATCGTCTTCAAGCCGGCCGAACTCGTGCCCGGCTGCTCCTGGGCGATCGTCGACATCCTCAACCGTGCAGGCCTGCCGAAGGGCGTTTTGAACCTCGTCATGGGCAAGGGCTCGATCGTCGGCCAGACGATGCTCGACAGCCCCGACCTTGCCGGCATCACCTTCACCGGCTCCGTCGGCACCGGCAAGCGCGTCGCGGTTTCCTCGATCGAGCATAATCGCAAGATTCAGCTCGAAATGGGCGGCAAGAACCCGATGGTCATCCTCGATGACGCCGATCTTTCCGTCGCCGTCGAAGCGGCGGCCAACTCGGCCTTCTTTTCGACCGGCCAGCGCTGCACGGCATCGTCTCGCCTGATCGTGACGGAAGGCATCCACGACAGGTTCGTGGCGGCCATGACCGAGAAGCTGAAGACACTGAACGTCGATCACGCGCTGAAGACCGGCACGCATATCGGCCCGGTCGTCGACGAGAGACAGCTTAAGACCGACACCGACTACATCGAGATCGGCAAAAATGAAGGCGCAAAGCTTGCCTTCGGCGGCGAGCTGATCGCGCGTGACACACCCGGCTTCTACCTGCAGCCGACGCTGTTCACCGAAGCGACCAACCAGATGCGCATTTCCCGCGAGGAAATCTTCGGACCGGTAGCATCGGTCATCCGCGTCAAGGATTACGAAGAGGCGCTGGCTGTCGCCAACGACACGCCGTTCGGCCTGTCGTCGGGCATCGCGACCACCAGCCTCAAGCACGCGACGCACTTCAAGCGCAACGCCGAAGCCGGCATGGTCATGGTCAACCTGCCCACCGCCGGCGTCGACTTCCATGTTCCCTTCGGCGGACGCAAGGGCTCGTCCTACGGCTCGCGCGAGCAGGGCAAATACGCCGCCGAATTCTTCACAACCGTCAAGACCGCATACACCCTGGCGTAACGACATCATCGGCTTCCGGGTGGCGCGAGGCGACCTGGAAGCCGTGAAGGACAGAGACTATGAAAAAGAAAGCTGAATGGCCGCGTAAGCTGCGGTCGCAGGAATGGTACGGCGGCACGAGCCGAGACGTGATCTATCACCGCGGCTGGCTGAAGAACCAAGGGTATCCACACGACCTGTTCGACGGACGGCCGGTTATCGGCATCCTCAACACCTGGTCGGATCTGACGCCGTGCAACGGTCATTTGCGAGAGCTCGCCGAGAAGGTGAAGGCGGGCGTATGGGAGGCAGGCGGCTTCCCGGTCGAGGTGCCGGTGTTCTCGGCATCCGAAAACACCTTTCGGCCGACCGCGATGATGTATCGCAACCTTGCCGCGCTCGCGGTGGAGGAGGCGATCCGCGGCCAACCGATCGATGGCTGTGTGCTGATGGTCGGCTGCGACAAGACCACGCCGTCGCTTCTCATGGGGGCAGCTTCCTGCGACTTGCCCTCGATCGTCGTCACGGGTGGGCCGATGCTGAACGGCTATTTCCGCGGTGAACGCGTCGGCTCAGGTACGCATCTGTGGAAGTTTTCCGAAATGGTGAAGGCTGGCGAGATGACACAGGCCGAGTTCCTCGAGGCTGAGGCCTCGATGAGCCGTTCGTCGGGCACCTGCAACACCATGGGCACCGCCTCCACCATGGCTTCCATGGCCGAGGCGCTCGGCATGGCGCTTTCGGGCAACGCCGCGATCCCGGCGGTCGATTCCCGCCGCAAGGTCATGGCGCAGCTCACCGGCCGGCGTATCGTACAGATGGTTAAGGACGATCTGAAGCCCTCTGACATCATGACGAAAGAGGCCTTCGAGAACGCCATCCGCACCAATGCGGCTATCGGTGGATCGACCAACGCCGTCATCCACCTGCTCGCCATGGCCGGCCGGGTGGGCGTCGATCTTTCGCTGGACGATTGGGATCGCTGCGGCCGCGAGGTCCCGACCATCGTCAACCTGATGCCGTCGGGCAAGTACCTTATGGAGGAGTTCTTCTATGCCGGCGGCCTGCCGGTGGTGCTGAAGCGCCTCGGCGAGGCGGACCTCCTGCACAAGGACGCGCTGACGGTATCTGGCGAAACCATGTGGGATGAGGTCAAGGACGTCGTCAACTGGAACGAGGATGTGATCCTGCCTGCCGAAAAGGCGCTGACGTCTTCGGGCGGCATCGTCGTGCTGCGCGGCAATCTGGCGCCGAAGGGCGCGGTGCTGAAGCCTTCGGCCGCCTCCCCGCACCTGATGGTGCACCGTGGCAGGGCGGTCGTGTTCGAGGACATCGACGATTACAAGGCCAAGATCAACGACGACAGCCTCGATATCGACGAAACCTGCGTCATGGTCATGAAAAACTGTGGACCAAGGGGCTATCCGGGCATGGCCGAGGTCGGCAACATGGGCCTGCCGCCCAAGGTGCTCAAGAAAGGCATCACCGACATGGTGCGCATCTCCGACGCCCGCATGTCTGGAACGGCCTACGGCACCGTCGTGCTGCACACCTCCCCGGAAGCTGCGGTCGGCGGGCCGCTCGCAGTGGTGAAAAACGGCGACATGATCGAGATGGACGTGCCGAACCGTCGTCTGCATCTCGACATTTCTGAGGAGGAGCTGGCCCTGCGGCTCGCCGAATGGCAGCCGAACCATGATCTGCCGACGTCCGGCTATGCCTGGCTGCACCAGCAGCATGTCGAAGGGGCCGATACCGGCGCCGACCTCGACTTCCTCAAGGGATGTCGCGGAAACGCGGTCGGCAAGGACAGCCACTAGCGGAGCGCATCGAGACAGAAAATCGATGAGGCGGAGGTGAAGCCCCGCCTTTTTCGTTGGTTGGTTGGAAAGGAAAGGCGCTTCAGCGCCGCGCCGCCTGGGTCAAGCCGCACGTGCCGATCGAGGGCGGCTATTTCCAGCTTACATCAAACGGTCATAGAGGCCGATAAGGGTGCCGACGTCGATTTCCTGGTCGGCTCGCGCGGCTCGAAGATCCCGATGGACCGCCAAGCCCCTGGGGCCAAACGGTCACCAGCGTCAAAAGGCGGTACGAAAGTTCCGCCTTTTTCTTGCCAACCGCCCTTCTTCCGGAACGTTCTCGCCTCGCCGCCGTTACCGCGGTAGGGAGGGAACCATGCCTGGAGTTCAAAAATCGATCGTGCTCAGCGCCTTCAACAAGGATGAGCGAGGTACGCTGTTACCGGCATTCGAGCCTCGGCAGATGAAGAGGGAAGAAACGGCCGTCTATATCGCCCAGACGCTCGTCAGGGATTATGATGGGGTCGTCGTCCGGTGCAGCGAGAAAAGCCATGCCATCGGCGGACAAGGCCCATCAGTGATCCTGTTCCGCTCAGGTCTGGTGCCGGAATTCGAGTAGCCACAGCTTTATCGCATCAAAGCTCCGGGGCGGGCGAGGCAGGATGACCGTTTATTCCGTCAAGCACATCACGCATTATTCCTATAAGCGGCCTGTTGCCTTTGGCCAGCACCGCGTGCTTTTCCGCCCCCGGGACAGCTTCGACCAGCGGCTTCTGGATGCAACGATGACGATCGATCCGGAACCGGCAGGAATCCGTTGGATACACGACGTCTTCGGGAATTGCATTGCGCTCGTGGATATAGACCGGCCGGCCGATCAGTTGCGGTTCGAGACCAATATTCGCCTCGACCACACGCCGCAGGTGCCGCTCGATCTCGAAATCGATCGAAAGGCGCTGACTTACCCTTTTTCCTATGACGACGAGGAATTGACGGACCTTTCCTGCACGATCACGCGCCACTACGAGGATCCGGGTGGTGCAGTCGCACACTGGGCGCATCAGTTCGTCGGAACAAGCTCGTCGGGCCAGACGGGCCACGTCCTGATGACGCTCTGCTATGCGATCCACGAGAGTTTCGTCTATGCCCGCCGCTCTGAACATGGAACACAGGCGCCGATCCAGACGCTGATGATGCGGCAGGGAACTTGCCGCGACTTTGCCCTGCTAATGATGGAAGCGGCTCGTTCGCTCGGCCTGGCCGCCCGTTTCGTCACCGGCTATATCTACGTGCCGGATCGCGACGGCTCGACGACGCTCGGCGGCGGCTCGACGCATGCCTGGTGCCAGGTTTATCTCCCGGGCGCCGGCTGGGTGGAATTCGATCCCACGAACGGCATCGTCGGCAACCACGATCTGATCCGCGTCGGCGTTGCGCGCGATCCTCGCCAGGCGGTTCCGCTCTGGGGCAGCTATGACGGAGCG
It includes:
- the chvE gene encoding multiple monosaccharide ABC transporter substrate-binding protein — encoded protein: MKSIISLMAAAAFGVASFVMPALAQDKGTVGIAMPTKSSARWIDDGNNIVKQLEAAGYGTDLQYADDDIPNQLSQIENMVTKGVKVLVIAAIDGTTLSDVLQKAHDAGIKVIAYDRLIRDSANVDYYATFDNFQVGVLQATSIVDALGLKDGKGPFNIELFGGSPDDNNAFFFYDGAMSVLQPYIDSGKLVVKSGQTGMDKVGTLRWDAATAQARMDNLLSANYTDAKVDAVLSPYDGLSIGIISSLKGVGYGTPDQPLPVVSGQDAEIPSVKSIIAGEQHSTVFKDTRELAKVTVAMVDAVMSGKEPEVNDTKTYDNGVKVVPSYLLKPVAVDKTNYEKVLVEGGYYTADQLK
- a CDS encoding transglutaminase family protein codes for the protein MTVYSVKHITHYSYKRPVAFGQHRVLFRPRDSFDQRLLDATMTIDPEPAGIRWIHDVFGNCIALVDIDRPADQLRFETNIRLDHTPQVPLDLEIDRKALTYPFSYDDEELTDLSCTITRHYEDPGGAVAHWAHQFVGTSSSGQTGHVLMTLCYAIHESFVYARRSEHGTQAPIQTLMMRQGTCRDFALLMMEAARSLGLAARFVTGYIYVPDRDGSTTLGGGSTHAWCQVYLPGAGWVEFDPTNGIVGNHDLIRVGVARDPRQAVPLWGSYDGAADDFDDLVVQVNVTTQR
- a CDS encoding LysR family transcriptional regulator; protein product: MAIVSGSISEDRIDIHSDNIGDDAFLRAGLKLNHLRMIVAIEDSGQISAAAEMLNISQPAASRMLAEMESIVKTPLYERIARGVVLTTFGQALAKRARKILLELREASREISELKSGKGGSVFIGAVTAPAMSLVVPAIDKVRKAFPGIEINIEVETSNVLARELLAARHDFIIGRIPDDVNPRLFEVREIGIEKACLIVRRDHPLLTKNASSLADLHGYGWVFQPPGTLLRRTLEDIFLAAGVPLPENIVNTSSLLLTCAIICETDAIAPVALDVAQFLAGQDAKASDVRVLPTDFKLDVKPYSLITARERALPPSARLLYDLILEESRKQGC
- a CDS encoding aldehyde dehydrogenase family protein, with product MTIYQNLIAGEWTGADAVENINPSDTKEVVGLYASGSAADTRNAIAAAKAAFPAWSHSGIWERHVILKKAGDEIMARKDELGALLAREEGKTLPEAIGETIRASQIFEFFAGEALRLAGEVVPSVRPNIGVEITREPLGVIGIITPWNFPIAIPAWKIAPALCYGNTIVFKPAELVPGCSWAIVDILNRAGLPKGVLNLVMGKGSIVGQTMLDSPDLAGITFTGSVGTGKRVAVSSIEHNRKIQLEMGGKNPMVILDDADLSVAVEAAANSAFFSTGQRCTASSRLIVTEGIHDRFVAAMTEKLKTLNVDHALKTGTHIGPVVDERQLKTDTDYIEIGKNEGAKLAFGGELIARDTPGFYLQPTLFTEATNQMRISREEIFGPVASVIRVKDYEEALAVANDTPFGLSSGIATTSLKHATHFKRNAEAGMVMVNLPTAGVDFHVPFGGRKGSSYGSREQGKYAAEFFTTVKTAYTLA
- the mmsA gene encoding multiple monosaccharide ABC transporter ATP-binding protein; the protein is MDNTILEMRNITKTFPGVKALENVNLKVRQGEIHALVGENGAGKSTLMKVLSGVYPAGTYDGEIVYEGEVRNFKVLKDSEEIGIVIIHQELALVPLLSIGENIFLGNENAKSGIISWQETFNRTRQLLAKVGLRESPDTLVTDIGVGKQQLVEIAKALSKSVKLLILDEPTASLNESDSDALLNLLIEFRNQGLTSIIITHKLNEVRKVADQITVLRDGMTVKTMDCHTEEISEDIIIKNMVGRELADRYPPRSVPIGETILEVKNWNAYHQHHRDRQVLHNVNISVRKGEVVGIAGLMGAGRTEFAMSVFGKSYGHKVSGEVLMHGKQVDVSTVRKAIDAGLAYVTEDRKHLGLVLGENIVHNTTLANLAGVSNATVIDSIRESKVASDYRSKLRIRSSSIFQEAINLSGGNQQKVVLSKWLFSDPDVLILDEPTRGIDVGAKYEIYTIINQLAADGKGVLMISSEMPELLGTCDRIYVMNEGRIVAELPKGEASQETIMRAIMRSGEKKQ
- the araD gene encoding L-arabinonate dehydratase, with the translated sequence MKKKAEWPRKLRSQEWYGGTSRDVIYHRGWLKNQGYPHDLFDGRPVIGILNTWSDLTPCNGHLRELAEKVKAGVWEAGGFPVEVPVFSASENTFRPTAMMYRNLAALAVEEAIRGQPIDGCVLMVGCDKTTPSLLMGAASCDLPSIVVTGGPMLNGYFRGERVGSGTHLWKFSEMVKAGEMTQAEFLEAEASMSRSSGTCNTMGTASTMASMAEALGMALSGNAAIPAVDSRRKVMAQLTGRRIVQMVKDDLKPSDIMTKEAFENAIRTNAAIGGSTNAVIHLLAMAGRVGVDLSLDDWDRCGREVPTIVNLMPSGKYLMEEFFYAGGLPVVLKRLGEADLLHKDALTVSGETMWDEVKDVVNWNEDVILPAEKALTSSGGIVVLRGNLAPKGAVLKPSAASPHLMVHRGRAVVFEDIDDYKAKINDDSLDIDETCVMVMKNCGPRGYPGMAEVGNMGLPPKVLKKGITDMVRISDARMSGTAYGTVVLHTSPEAAVGGPLAVVKNGDMIEMDVPNRRLHLDISEEELALRLAEWQPNHDLPTSGYAWLHQQHVEGADTGADLDFLKGCRGNAVGKDSH
- the araD1 gene encoding AraD1 family protein: MLISQIKGSNGEIIVAVREPGGAAKAVKNAGSVYALAMEAADAGKSLVSIIEAHGYGDAVDLEKAYAEGKFLPPITHPDAAHLHLTGTGLTHLGSAATRDSMHKKTTEAAEETLTDSMKMFKMGIENGKPKAGEKGVQPEWFYKGNGYGAAAPGAPLVSPSFALDGGEEPEMAGIYVIAKDGTPFRIGFALSNEFSDHVTERINYLYLAHSKLRPASFGPEIRIGVAPEDIRGTSRIKRGDKVIFEKPFLSGEANMSHTFANLEYHHFKYGLFRVPGDVHVHMFGTATLSFADGVKTEEGDVFEIEVAEFGLPLRNPLKVAAEENIAVKQL
- the mmsB gene encoding multiple monosaccharide ABC transporter permease, which produces MTPVNPPAAEESNVVSVADYIRGNIREYGMLIALVAIMVFFQFYTGGILFKPVNLTNLVLQNSFIVIMALGMLLVIVAGHIDLSVGSIVAFVGALAAMMMVTWQMNFVVAGILCLIIGGIIGAAQGYWIAYHRIPSFIVTLAGMLVFRGLTLFVLGGKNIGPFPKDFQIISTGFLPGSMIDIAGTPVQSTSLILTLIIPVVLFYLAWRRRKVNESHGIDVEPMGFFIAQNAVVSLAILFLGYQLSTYRGLPNVLVVMLVLIAAYAFVTRRTTIGRRIYAMGGNEKATKLSGINTERLSFYTFVNMGVLAGLAGMIVAARLNSATPKAGVGFELDVIAACFIGGASASGGVGKITGAVIGAFIMGVMNNGMSIVGLGIDFQQMVKGLVLLAAVFFDVYNKNKG